The Chitinophaga flava genome has a segment encoding these proteins:
- a CDS encoding metallophosphoesterase, protein MIPCLPTITKSCILTCCSTLLGLALQAQTTLLPFGSTWKYLDNGSNQGTSWRSASFNDGSWKEGPGELGYGDGDEATTVSYGSNSSSKYVTTYFRKKFNLSGLSNYTGFTLEFRRDDGIVVYVNGTEVKRDNMPTGTISYNTLASSDASDDGASVQTASIPASAFVEGSNTIAVEIHQQVVTSSDISFDLQLKGNTGSSSASVVRGPYLQMGNQTAVTVRWRTASASNTKVKYGTVYGNLTDSVVNTTSSTEHEVRLSNLQPDTRYYYSIGTTTAVLEATDKNYFNTAPPTSTSRKIRIAAYGDCGNNSSNQTKVRDAYLDYVGSAHTDVWLLLGDNAYDGGFDNEYQTNFFNIYKDNLLKNILLFPTLGNHDYDNDPSRQDDHNIPYLANFTLPKNGECGGVASGKGEYYSFDYGDIHFICLDSYGKESSKRFYDTTSTQVQWLKNDLAANTRKWTIAYWHHPPYTMGSHNSDTESDLVKVRQNLIRILERYGVDLILNGHSHDYERSYFIRGHYGLENTFSFTQHAVSKSSAKYDSTTNSCPYVSTSAKTGHGTVYVVAGSAGQIGGTQSSFPHASSYYSNATTGGSLVLEIEGNRLDARFIAADKTIKDRFTMIKDANKTTVVNATAGQPLTLSASWPGNYKWDDGSTSRTRTVTPNNATTTYTVTDNATPTICITDTFKVVTSAIAVAAVENKTTAASFSCKVYPNPSPNNKLQVEISSKQQQLVRYSIIDLSGRKVQENTWQVPSGSTTQMITLPRGNYILTMINSNGERQTQQIVVE, encoded by the coding sequence ATGATTCCCTGTTTGCCCACTATCACGAAATCGTGTATCCTTACCTGTTGTAGTACACTGTTGGGCCTGGCTTTGCAGGCACAGACCACACTACTTCCTTTTGGTTCTACCTGGAAATATCTTGACAATGGCTCCAACCAGGGTACGTCCTGGCGATCGGCGTCCTTCAATGACGGCTCATGGAAGGAAGGCCCGGGAGAACTGGGCTACGGCGACGGAGACGAGGCCACAACCGTCAGTTATGGCAGCAACTCCTCCAGCAAATATGTCACCACCTATTTCAGGAAAAAGTTCAACCTCTCCGGCCTCAGTAACTACACCGGCTTTACCCTGGAGTTCAGAAGAGACGATGGTATCGTTGTATATGTAAACGGTACTGAAGTAAAAAGGGATAACATGCCTACCGGCACCATCTCCTATAATACACTGGCATCCAGTGATGCCAGCGATGATGGCGCATCCGTTCAAACTGCCTCCATCCCAGCATCTGCTTTTGTGGAAGGCAGCAACACCATAGCAGTAGAGATACACCAGCAGGTGGTGACCAGCAGCGATATTTCCTTCGACCTGCAACTAAAAGGCAATACCGGCAGCTCATCCGCTTCTGTGGTAAGAGGCCCCTACCTGCAAATGGGCAACCAGACAGCCGTCACGGTCCGCTGGCGTACTGCATCAGCCAGCAACACCAAAGTGAAGTATGGCACCGTATATGGCAACCTTACAGACAGTGTGGTGAATACCACTTCCTCCACGGAACATGAAGTAAGGCTCTCCAACCTGCAACCGGATACCCGCTACTATTACAGTATAGGCACTACCACCGCAGTATTGGAAGCCACCGACAAAAACTATTTCAATACCGCCCCTCCCACCAGCACCTCCCGCAAAATAAGGATTGCAGCCTATGGCGACTGTGGCAATAATTCCAGTAACCAGACCAAAGTGAGAGACGCTTACCTGGACTATGTAGGCTCCGCACATACAGACGTATGGCTGCTGCTCGGCGACAATGCCTATGATGGCGGTTTTGATAACGAGTATCAAACCAACTTCTTTAATATATATAAAGACAACCTGCTTAAAAACATCCTGCTGTTCCCTACATTGGGCAACCACGACTACGATAATGACCCTTCCCGTCAGGATGACCATAACATTCCCTACCTCGCCAACTTCACCCTTCCGAAAAATGGCGAATGCGGCGGCGTAGCCTCCGGCAAAGGAGAATACTACTCATTTGACTACGGCGATATCCACTTCATCTGCCTGGATTCTTACGGAAAAGAAAGCAGCAAACGGTTTTACGATACCACCAGCACACAGGTACAATGGCTCAAAAACGATCTGGCCGCCAATACCCGCAAATGGACGATCGCCTACTGGCACCATCCACCATACACTATGGGCAGCCATAACTCCGATACAGAAAGTGATCTCGTAAAAGTAAGACAGAACCTCATCCGCATACTGGAACGTTATGGCGTAGATCTTATCCTTAATGGGCATAGCCACGACTACGAGCGCTCTTACTTTATCCGCGGACACTATGGGCTGGAAAACACCTTTTCCTTCACACAGCATGCTGTCAGCAAAAGCAGCGCTAAATACGACAGCACCACCAACTCCTGCCCCTACGTATCCACTTCCGCCAAAACCGGACATGGCACCGTATACGTGGTAGCCGGTTCCGCCGGACAGATTGGTGGAACACAGTCCTCCTTCCCACATGCATCATCCTATTACTCCAATGCTACCACCGGCGGCTCACTCGTACTGGAGATAGAAGGCAACAGGCTGGACGCACGGTTTATCGCAGCAGACAAGACCATCAAAGATCGCTTCACCATGATCAAAGACGCCAACAAAACCACCGTCGTAAATGCCACGGCCGGCCAGCCACTTACCCTCAGCGCTTCATGGCCCGGTAACTACAAATGGGATGATGGCTCTACCAGCCGTACCCGGACCGTTACACCTAATAATGCCACCACCACCTATACCGTTACCGATAATGCTACACCCACAATCTGTATAACGGACACCTTCAAAGTGGTAACCAGTGCCATCGCAGTTGCTGCCGTAGAAAACAAAACAACAGCAGCATCCTTCTCCTGTAAAGTATATCCTAATCCTTCTCCCAACAACAAACTACAGGTGGAGATCAGCAGCAAACAACAGCAGCTGGTGAGATACAGCATTATAGACCTCTCCGGCAGGAAGGTACAGGAAAATACCTGGCAGGTGCCCTCCGGCAGCACTACACAGATGATCACGCTGCCACGCGGTAATTATATTCTTACGATGATCAACAGTAACGGTGAACGACAAACGCAGCAGATAGTAGTAGAGTGA
- a CDS encoding cytochrome c peroxidase, which yields MKTTITVLLLAALSFIQLHLERPPVPARPAAVLETYFSQQMGIVADTLQQLEQAVRNHAPAPVLKRLFRSSRLAYKRVEFLTEYYYPHLIRSINGPALPFADGENSRDILPPQGFQVMEEKLWASTIASKGLLAAVTALRTQFTTLQSQTDPYGFMDAYVLDAMRFELYRIIALGISGYDSPVALLSMSEAAAALEGVQYAAMLYAGSLADSTIQHRLTTRFHAARQYLLQHPGFNEFDRLHFIINYANPLSASLLALQQELSLQLPQERRILSPLAPHLFAMQYYNANGYSPNYESDPTAVKVQLGQRLFYDPVLSGNLQRSCASCHQASKAFSDGMVKNTGLDSKTPIARNTPSLLNTAFQSKQFYDSRAVFLENQVSDVVHNKQEMNGSLQQTAHALKKDSAYVRLFSKAFAAGRNSITEENIANALASFLRSLVSLQSRFDLYMSGDTTALDLREKKGFNIFMGKGKCGTCHFAPLFNGVAPPYFAEPESEVLGVPESNRPHAQLDKDPGKYILYHISIQRYAFKTPTVRNSALTAPYMHNGVFPTLESVIDFYDKGGGAGLGIAPPNQTLPAEKLRLTAQEKKDLAAFMRALTDTSSWKPAAAH from the coding sequence ATGAAAACCACTATTACTGTGCTGTTGTTAGCCGCACTATCCTTTATACAGCTGCATCTGGAGCGGCCTCCTGTCCCTGCCAGACCTGCCGCAGTACTGGAAACTTATTTCAGTCAGCAGATGGGGATTGTAGCCGATACACTTCAACAGTTGGAGCAGGCTGTCCGCAATCACGCACCGGCTCCAGTGCTGAAACGTCTGTTCCGTTCCAGCCGGCTGGCTTACAAGCGTGTCGAATTTCTCACAGAATATTATTACCCGCATCTGATCCGCAGTATCAATGGCCCGGCGTTACCATTCGCCGATGGCGAGAACTCCCGAGATATACTGCCGCCACAGGGGTTTCAGGTGATGGAAGAAAAGCTGTGGGCGTCCACTATAGCCTCCAAAGGTTTGCTGGCCGCTGTAACAGCGCTCAGGACGCAGTTTACCACGCTGCAATCACAAACAGATCCCTACGGCTTCATGGACGCTTATGTATTGGATGCTATGCGTTTCGAGTTATATCGCATTATTGCACTGGGCATTTCCGGTTATGATTCGCCGGTAGCCTTGTTATCTATGTCTGAAGCGGCGGCGGCACTGGAAGGAGTGCAGTATGCTGCCATGTTGTATGCCGGCAGCCTTGCAGATAGTACCATCCAACATAGGCTGACAACCCGTTTCCATGCAGCGCGGCAGTACCTGCTGCAGCATCCCGGCTTCAATGAGTTTGACCGGCTGCACTTCATCATCAACTACGCCAATCCGCTAAGTGCCTCCCTACTGGCATTACAGCAGGAGTTGTCCCTGCAGCTGCCACAGGAACGAAGGATATTGTCGCCCCTGGCACCTCATCTCTTTGCGATGCAGTATTATAACGCCAACGGGTACTCGCCGAATTATGAATCAGACCCTACAGCTGTCAAGGTACAACTGGGGCAGCGCCTGTTCTATGATCCCGTGTTGTCCGGCAACCTGCAACGGTCCTGTGCTTCCTGTCACCAGGCATCCAAAGCCTTCTCCGATGGGATGGTCAAAAATACGGGGCTCGACAGTAAAACCCCCATCGCCCGCAATACGCCCAGTCTGCTGAACACAGCATTCCAGTCGAAACAGTTCTATGACTCGCGTGCTGTCTTCCTCGAAAATCAGGTGTCGGATGTGGTGCACAACAAACAGGAAATGAACGGCTCCCTGCAACAGACGGCTCATGCGCTGAAAAAAGACAGCGCCTATGTGCGCCTCTTCAGCAAAGCGTTTGCAGCGGGGCGCAATAGCATCACAGAAGAAAATATCGCCAATGCACTGGCTTCATTCCTGCGCTCGCTCGTCAGCCTGCAATCGCGCTTCGATCTGTATATGAGTGGCGATACCACCGCACTGGACCTCAGGGAAAAGAAAGGATTCAATATCTTCATGGGGAAAGGTAAATGTGGTACCTGCCACTTTGCGCCGCTGTTTAATGGCGTGGCGCCGCCTTATTTCGCAGAGCCCGAATCGGAGGTGCTGGGTGTTCCGGAGAGCAACCGCCCACATGCGCAGCTCGACAAAGATCCGGGTAAATATATATTGTATCATATCAGTATTCAGCGCTATGCATTTAAAACCCCGACAGTGCGTAACAGTGCGCTCACTGCTCCGTATATGCATAATGGTGTGTTCCCCACGCTGGAATCGGTGATAGACTTCTACGACAAGGGCGGCGGCGCCGGGTTGGGCATTGCACCGCCCAATCAGACATTGCCGGCCGAAAAGCTGCGACTGACAGCACAGGAGAAGAAGGACTTGGCTGCATTTATGCGGGCGCTTACTGATACCAGCAGCTGGAAACCGGCTGCTGCCCACTGA
- a CDS encoding pentapeptide repeat-containing protein: MEAKIIGSKIAKARKEINMSQAQLAQRMFISPQAVGKWERGESVPDIITMNRLAEILGVDLNYFSENFQSLDDETTFKMTADSDDDITQTEQEVIDPSSLAERQLLTNFSGSNLSESDFAGVTAHKMKFRGSSLHGSDFSGADLTGSAFMGSDVSEANFEGANLTDCSLSAIDLTGANFNKAILVRTEFSKSGLNGAKFTNAKLIDVKLAMTDLRKTVFENCSFHGVDFKSSDLRGVCFDGQTFIGVKFDKTALNEVSFKGATLRDVSFRAMYALTNKYYRALSTICFDGAMMDKLTYAALKGMGADLANVSMI, translated from the coding sequence ATGGAAGCTAAGATCATAGGCAGCAAAATTGCCAAAGCGCGAAAAGAAATAAATATGTCTCAGGCCCAACTAGCTCAACGGATGTTTATTAGTCCACAGGCAGTCGGAAAATGGGAACGCGGTGAGTCAGTCCCGGACATTATTACAATGAACCGGCTCGCAGAGATTCTGGGTGTTGACCTTAACTATTTTTCAGAGAACTTTCAATCCCTGGATGACGAGACTACTTTTAAAATGACCGCCGACAGTGATGATGACATAACGCAAACAGAACAGGAAGTTATTGACCCGTCCAGTTTGGCTGAACGGCAGCTGCTGACAAACTTCAGCGGAAGTAACCTGTCAGAGAGTGACTTTGCGGGCGTTACCGCCCATAAAATGAAATTTAGGGGAAGTTCATTGCACGGCTCCGATTTTTCGGGCGCGGACCTGACTGGCAGCGCTTTTATGGGGAGCGATGTAAGCGAAGCCAATTTTGAAGGAGCAAATCTGACAGACTGCAGCTTGTCAGCCATTGACCTCACGGGTGCGAACTTTAACAAGGCCATTCTTGTACGTACTGAATTCAGCAAGTCGGGGCTGAACGGCGCAAAATTCACCAACGCAAAGCTGATCGATGTAAAGTTGGCCATGACCGATCTTAGAAAAACGGTTTTTGAAAACTGTAGTTTTCACGGCGTAGACTTTAAGTCTTCCGATTTGCGGGGTGTATGTTTTGACGGGCAGACCTTTATAGGAGTTAAGTTTGACAAGACAGCGCTAAATGAAGTGTCGTTTAAGGGCGCGACACTCAGAGATGTATCTTTCCGTGCTATGTATGCCCTGACGAATAAATATTACCGTGCGCTCTCAACTATCTGCTTTGATGGCGCGATGATGGATAAATTGACCTACGCCGCGCTCAAAGGCATGGGAGCCGATCTGGCAAACGTTTCAATGATATAA
- a CDS encoding ABC transporter ATP-binding protein — MQNNSIQVIGLHKSYKDLHVLMGVDLAVEKGSIFALLGSNGAGKTTIVKILTTLLKQDSGTAIVNGFDVASKPNSVRQSISLTGQFAAVDEILTGRENLVMIARLRHIKSPRQVAEELLIRFGLIDAADRKVSTYSGGMRRRLDIAMSLVGNSQLIFLDEPTTGLDPEARIEVWKIVKELAGNGTTVFLTTQYLDEAEQLADRIAILHKGRIIVSGTLAELKRLFPPAKVEYVEKQPTLEEIFLAIINKKIAQ; from the coding sequence ATGCAAAATAACTCAATTCAAGTAATAGGACTGCATAAGTCCTACAAGGACCTTCATGTCCTGATGGGAGTAGATTTAGCGGTGGAAAAGGGCAGTATTTTCGCCCTGCTCGGCTCCAATGGTGCGGGCAAAACAACCATCGTCAAAATCCTCACCACGCTGCTCAAACAAGACAGCGGAACGGCTATCGTAAATGGATTTGATGTTGCGTCAAAGCCCAACAGTGTACGGCAGTCTATCAGCCTGACCGGGCAGTTTGCCGCCGTAGACGAGATATTGACCGGAAGGGAAAACCTGGTCATGATCGCCAGGCTGCGACACATCAAAAGTCCGCGTCAGGTGGCGGAAGAATTGTTGATCCGCTTCGGCCTGATCGATGCTGCTGACCGCAAGGTGTCCACGTATTCGGGTGGTATGCGCCGCAGACTCGATATCGCTATGAGCCTTGTTGGAAACTCGCAGCTTATTTTCCTCGACGAGCCGACTACCGGCCTTGATCCCGAGGCCCGTATTGAGGTCTGGAAGATCGTCAAAGAGCTTGCCGGTAACGGCACAACAGTATTCCTGACCACGCAGTATCTGGATGAAGCCGAACAGCTGGCCGATAGGATTGCCATTCTTCATAAGGGCAGGATCATCGTGAGCGGCACGCTCGCGGAGCTGAAGAGGCTGTTCCCGCCTGCAAAAGTGGAGTATGTTGAAAAGCAGCCGACGTTGGAAGAGATATTTCTTGCAATTATTAATAAAAAAATAGCACAATAA
- a CDS encoding ABC transporter permease: METTKNYFFADMGVMFGRSMRHVFRSMDTIITVTIMPIAMMLLFVYVLGGAIQSGTDNYVNYLLPGILLIAVANSIGYVSFRLFTDVQRGIFERFHSMPIARSAALWGHVLTSLMSNVISVIVIILVALVMGFRSSAGVLSWLGVAGILGMFTLALTWIAVIPGLTAKSVDGASVIAYPIHFLPLISSAFVPTKSMPSAVRAFAENQPVTAIVEAIRSLLSGKPVVGIDIFVALAWCMGIALVGYAFAMRVYKKRT, translated from the coding sequence ATGGAAACGACAAAGAACTATTTTTTCGCAGATATGGGTGTTATGTTCGGACGTTCCATGCGCCATGTATTCCGCAGCATGGATACTATCATCACCGTCACCATCATGCCGATTGCGATGATGCTGTTGTTCGTCTATGTATTAGGCGGCGCCATTCAATCTGGCACAGATAACTATGTGAATTACCTGTTGCCTGGTATATTACTCATTGCTGTCGCCAATAGTATAGGCTATGTGTCATTCCGCCTGTTTACCGATGTGCAGCGAGGGATATTTGAGCGTTTTCACTCTATGCCGATTGCACGTTCGGCAGCGTTGTGGGGACATGTACTCACCTCGCTGATGTCCAACGTCATATCGGTGATTGTCATCATTCTTGTGGCGTTGGTGATGGGCTTCCGCTCGTCCGCAGGAGTGTTGTCATGGCTTGGTGTAGCCGGTATACTAGGTATGTTTACGCTGGCCCTGACATGGATAGCGGTGATTCCCGGATTGACAGCAAAATCAGTGGATGGCGCCAGTGTCATTGCTTATCCGATTCACTTCCTGCCATTAATCAGCTCGGCGTTTGTGCCTACTAAGTCGATGCCATCGGCTGTACGTGCCTTTGCCGAAAATCAGCCGGTGACGGCCATCGTGGAAGCCATACGCTCGCTATTGTCAGGGAAGCCTGTCGTAGGGATTGACATCTTTGTTGCGCTTGCGTGGTGTATGGGAATTGCGCTTGTGGGGTATGCCTTTGCGATGCGGGTTTATAAAAAGCGGACATAA
- a CDS encoding GntR family transcriptional regulator, with amino-acid sequence MTKIPLLDHDSKIPLHQQAEELLRKLIREDFFREGDIFPKETDLAKRWSISRNTLRMAIGNLVKDGLLERKKRSGTVVKKKKITTNLDNWYSFTHEMEDKGIPFKTLKNKVSVVKAKEEVAKMLQMEHHQPVVCLERIRSTEKSPMVYFESFFHPRIGLTGKENFDRPLYEMLDADFHVVPVYSQEEIRAIGADEKIASLLKIKKGAPVLERRRVVLDASRRPLEFNICWYRSDCFTYSIELKRPQL; translated from the coding sequence ATGACGAAGATACCTTTATTGGACCATGATAGTAAGATTCCACTGCACCAGCAGGCTGAAGAACTATTACGGAAGCTGATCCGCGAGGACTTTTTCCGGGAGGGAGATATTTTTCCAAAAGAAACGGACCTGGCTAAACGATGGAGCATTTCCAGGAACACGCTGCGCATGGCTATTGGCAACCTCGTAAAAGATGGTCTGCTGGAAAGGAAAAAGCGGTCGGGCACCGTGGTGAAAAAGAAGAAGATCACCACCAATCTGGACAACTGGTATAGCTTTACACATGAAATGGAAGATAAAGGGATTCCTTTCAAAACCCTTAAAAACAAGGTATCGGTGGTGAAAGCGAAAGAAGAAGTAGCAAAGATGCTGCAAATGGAACACCACCAGCCTGTAGTGTGTCTGGAGCGTATCCGTAGCACAGAGAAAAGCCCGATGGTATATTTTGAATCCTTCTTTCATCCCAGGATAGGGCTTACCGGTAAAGAAAATTTTGATCGTCCGCTATATGAAATGCTCGATGCGGATTTTCATGTTGTACCCGTTTATTCGCAGGAAGAGATCAGAGCGATAGGTGCGGATGAGAAGATTGCCAGCCTGTTGAAGATTAAAAAAGGGGCGCCGGTACTGGAGCGGCGAAGGGTAGTCCTGGATGCCAGCAGACGGCCGCTGGAATTTAATATATGCTGGTACCGGAGTGATTGTTTTACGTACAGCATTGAACTGAAAAGGCCACAGTTGTAA
- a CDS encoding glycoside hydrolase family 38 C-terminal domain-containing protein, whose protein sequence is MMRIFYCITVLLACALTGTAQKTVPYLGKVDWINGYDHETEGENIRYYSAYPDYATTALLTRATDGHKTIAWQTAAVPARIKGPYVYFSWVAGHSTATSSGDRHFDLFVDDEKLLTITTLPRNQAPVWSFAAADSSRIVFEQIRKDGANDSHGLMFLRLPVSRITPGKPVRLKIVGQAQQSNDWLMTFKFSFQEKVDINPQPFILKNGQQPITLTALHFGTPRTFQVTVGGKKVYSFQVEDGVNKFDIPVNPVHQPDSIRIVVADAGKILADKFVALKPVTYRELNFIHHSHTDIGYSHLQPEVLKIHLRNINDALDMIAATRNYPEEARFKWNIESLWAVEHFLQQATPEKKAAFIQAVKDGNICLSALYANILTGLCLPEETFHFTDFAAQLRNTYGLHIPSAMISDVPGYTWTTVTALAKGGVKYFSSGPNYLGESHPYLGDRVGHFVRNWGDKPVWWTSPSGDEKILFWAGGKGYSSWHGTAPGAVFESGPQKIAAYLNELDEKKYPYDIVQWRYNVVADNGPIDTSISRFVKQWNEKYASPKIVLNTTDKLFETFEQKYGKDLPTVKGDITPYWEDGAGSTAKEEGQNRVNSLRLSQLANAYAMLAPGQYNAQQFYNAWTNILMFHEHTWGAHNSISQPDVPFVTEQWRIKKQFMLDADSQINVIADKLFQPLTDERSRSIAVVNTLSWPRSGPVKIRIAGKSVKDSHGRKYPLQHLSDGTYVFLASNVPAFGAEVYTVSDQPATAATSFTHKGNMLTNGNITVIWDPIHGSITQLNAKDGHNYAGTFQSQGLNSYWYVPGQNPADAVTNQPVQVQVLESGPVVTSIVLRAQAPGANALEKRLTLYANSSTLLIENMVDKKPVRQKEALHFGFPFDVPSGKVTLDAGYGTLRYLEDQLPGSNMDFLFGRRWMDISNPANGLQWMLLEAPMAEPGNMIDERLQIAQSHKKWKKAGEPTTRWFSYVMNNYWHTNYKSDQEGSSSYHYALQPHGQANGTALEMAAADFSQPLIGFPAKKGATLPAGLFSLTNAAVVATAVIPKENGQYMIRLFNPGQTPQNTGFNWGTLKPARISVVRNGITKDANATFSLPAMGVEEYLIIP, encoded by the coding sequence ATGATGAGAATATTCTATTGTATCACAGTTCTGCTTGCCTGCGCCCTGACCGGCACTGCCCAGAAAACAGTCCCTTACCTGGGAAAAGTAGACTGGATCAATGGCTATGACCACGAAACTGAAGGCGAAAATATCCGCTACTACTCTGCTTATCCGGACTATGCCACCACTGCCTTGCTCACCCGCGCCACTGATGGCCATAAAACGATAGCATGGCAGACAGCCGCTGTACCCGCACGTATCAAAGGACCTTATGTTTATTTCAGCTGGGTAGCAGGCCATTCCACCGCTACCAGCAGCGGCGACCGTCACTTTGATTTGTTTGTGGATGATGAAAAACTCCTGACCATCACCACACTGCCACGAAATCAGGCACCTGTATGGTCGTTTGCCGCAGCAGACAGCAGCCGGATCGTCTTTGAACAAATCCGGAAGGATGGCGCCAACGATTCCCACGGCCTCATGTTCCTTAGGCTGCCCGTAAGCCGCATTACACCCGGGAAACCAGTGAGACTGAAAATCGTCGGTCAGGCCCAGCAAAGCAACGACTGGCTCATGACCTTTAAATTCTCCTTCCAGGAGAAAGTGGATATCAACCCGCAACCGTTTATACTCAAAAATGGTCAGCAGCCGATAACCCTCACTGCTCTTCATTTCGGCACGCCCCGCACCTTCCAGGTCACTGTAGGCGGTAAAAAAGTGTATTCGTTCCAGGTAGAAGACGGCGTCAATAAATTCGATATACCCGTTAATCCGGTGCATCAGCCGGATAGTATTCGTATAGTCGTTGCCGATGCAGGTAAAATACTGGCAGATAAATTTGTAGCATTAAAGCCTGTCACCTACCGGGAACTGAATTTTATACATCATTCCCATACAGATATCGGTTACTCTCACCTACAGCCGGAAGTACTGAAAATACATCTCCGGAACATCAACGATGCGCTGGACATGATTGCTGCCACCCGGAATTATCCGGAAGAAGCCAGATTCAAGTGGAACATCGAATCGCTGTGGGCAGTAGAACATTTTCTGCAACAGGCTACACCAGAGAAAAAAGCGGCCTTTATACAGGCAGTGAAAGACGGTAATATCTGTTTATCTGCCCTGTATGCCAATATCCTCACCGGTCTCTGTTTACCGGAAGAAACCTTTCACTTCACCGACTTTGCGGCACAGCTGCGCAATACTTATGGCCTGCACATCCCCAGCGCCATGATCTCTGATGTGCCGGGCTATACCTGGACCACCGTGACAGCCCTTGCCAAAGGCGGTGTGAAATATTTCTCCAGCGGTCCTAATTATCTCGGCGAAAGTCATCCTTACCTGGGAGACCGTGTAGGCCACTTTGTCCGCAACTGGGGGGATAAACCAGTATGGTGGACATCTCCCTCAGGAGACGAAAAAATACTATTCTGGGCTGGCGGCAAAGGATATTCTTCCTGGCATGGCACAGCACCCGGAGCAGTCTTCGAAAGCGGCCCCCAAAAGATCGCCGCTTATTTAAATGAACTGGATGAAAAAAAATATCCCTACGATATCGTACAGTGGAGATACAATGTAGTAGCCGACAACGGGCCTATCGACACTTCCATTTCCCGCTTCGTAAAACAGTGGAATGAAAAGTATGCATCACCTAAAATTGTGCTGAATACTACCGATAAACTCTTTGAAACCTTTGAACAGAAATATGGTAAAGACCTGCCAACAGTAAAAGGCGATATTACTCCTTACTGGGAAGACGGCGCCGGCTCTACCGCCAAAGAAGAGGGACAGAACCGCGTCAACAGCCTTCGTTTATCGCAGCTGGCCAATGCCTATGCCATGCTGGCTCCTGGTCAGTATAATGCACAGCAGTTCTACAACGCATGGACCAATATCCTGATGTTCCATGAACATACCTGGGGCGCCCATAACAGCATCTCTCAGCCGGACGTCCCGTTTGTAACGGAACAATGGCGCATCAAAAAACAATTTATGCTGGATGCAGACAGCCAGATCAACGTTATTGCAGACAAACTGTTCCAGCCATTGACAGACGAGCGTTCCCGCAGTATTGCCGTAGTCAACACGCTGTCATGGCCGCGGAGCGGACCGGTGAAGATCAGGATAGCCGGCAAGTCCGTGAAGGATAGCCATGGCCGGAAATATCCTCTGCAGCACCTTTCCGACGGCACCTATGTATTCCTCGCCAGCAATGTGCCTGCTTTCGGAGCCGAAGTGTATACTGTCAGTGATCAACCTGCAACTGCCGCCACTTCGTTTACCCATAAGGGTAATATGCTCACCAACGGCAATATCACCGTTATATGGGACCCTATCCACGGCAGTATCACCCAACTTAATGCGAAAGATGGCCATAACTACGCCGGTACTTTTCAATCGCAGGGCCTGAACAGCTATTGGTATGTACCCGGCCAGAACCCCGCAGATGCCGTTACCAATCAGCCTGTACAGGTACAGGTATTGGAAAGTGGTCCTGTAGTGACTTCCATCGTCCTCCGGGCGCAGGCCCCAGGTGCAAATGCACTGGAGAAACGCCTTACTTTGTACGCCAACAGCAGCACTTTACTGATCGAAAACATGGTTGATAAAAAACCGGTGAGGCAGAAAGAGGCGCTGCATTTTGGTTTTCCATTTGATGTACCCTCCGGAAAAGTAACACTGGACGCTGGTTACGGCACGCTGCGTTATCTCGAAGACCAGCTGCCTGGTTCCAATATGGACTTCCTCTTTGGCCGCAGATGGATGGATATCTCCAATCCTGCCAACGGTCTACAATGGATGCTGCTGGAAGCACCGATGGCAGAACCAGGCAACATGATCGATGAGCGCCTGCAGATTGCGCAAAGCCATAAGAAATGGAAAAAGGCTGGAGAGCCAACCACTCGCTGGTTTTCCTATGTGATGAACAACTACTGGCATACTAACTACAAGTCAGACCAGGAAGGCAGCAGCAGCTATCATTATGCCTTACAGCCGCATGGCCAGGCGAATGGCACTGCGCTCGAAATGGCAGCAGCTGATTTCTCACAGCCGTTGATCGGCTTTCCGGCGAAGAAAGGAGCTACCTTGCCGGCGGGGCTTTTCAGTCTTACCAACGCGGCGGTTGTTGCCACGGCCGTAATACCAAAGGAAAATGGCCAATACATGATACGCCTCTTTAATCCCGGCCAGACGCCACAAAATACCGGATTCAACTGGGGCACGCTCAAGCCTGCACGAATTTCAGTTGTCAGAAACGGGATCACCAAAGATGCCAACGCCACCTTCAGCTTACCAGCTATGGGTGTAGAGGAATATCTGATCATTCCATAA